The genomic window AAAGTGCCTTAAATCTATTAGCAAAAGCTCGTGAAGCGACTGGTTTAGGGATTATCACAGAAGTTATGGATGCGGCTGATTTAGACAAGGTTGCAGAAGTTGCAGATGTCATTCAAATTGGCGCACGCAATATGCAGAATTTTTCCCTTTTGAAAAAAGTAGGTGCTACTAATAAACCAGTGCTACTAAAACGTGGTTTGTCTGCCACCATTGAAGACTGGTTAATGTCTGCTGAATATATACTAGCAGCAGGGAATCCCGATGTGATTTTATGTGAGCGAGGAATTCGCACTTTTGACCGACAATATACCCGCAATACTTTAGATATATCGGCAATTCCCGTGTTGCGATCGCTAACTCACTTACCTATCATGATTGATCCTAGTCATGCTACTGGTATATCAACATTTGTACCAACAATGGCTATGGCAGCAATTGCAGCCGGTACAGATTCCTTGATGATTGAAGTTCATCCTAACCCAGCTAAGGCTCTTTCTGATGGACCGCAATCTCTCACATTAGAAGCATTTACTCAAGTAATGCAGGAACTGGCTACTTTAGCTAAATACTTTGGGCGATGGACTGAAAATTTTTCCCATCATACTATACAAGATGCTCCTCAACCGCAACCCATAAAAGCTAAAGTTTAATTTTTTATCTGTATCGCATCTCAATTAACTTTTGATTGAATAGGTTCTCACAAATAGAACCTATTGACAATCAACTATACTCAATTTTTAGTTATTTAGTTAAGGATTAAAGATGATGAATGGTAAAACGGCTTTTTTAACTCCTATTCCCCAAAAAAATCTATCAATATCTCCACAACGTAGTTATATTGAGCCATCATTATTGAGTACATTTCAACGAATTTTATTAACTACAAATGGCACAATTACGGACATGATTGAAGCCTATGCAGGAGAGCAAATTAAACTAGTTAAACTGTCTGAAGAAATTATTAGCTTAAAGCATGATATCCCAGAGATGCAATTAAAACAAGGTGATGAAGTAGTTGAACGAAAAATTTTATTACGCGGTAGCATCAGTCAGAGAAATTATGTTTATGCCGATTCTCTACTGGTTCTCAATAGATTGGAAGAAAGTGTAAAAGAGGAGTTATTAAATACCAAAAAGCCCATTGGTAAGGTCTGGGTTGAGCAAAAAATTGCCATCTTTAAGGAAAATGTTGATTCAGGTAGAGAATCAGCTAATGACTTGGCTAATTATTTTAATATTAAGCCTCAAGAAAATCTCATATTTCGGACTTACTGTGTAATATCCAATAAGAAATACACCATGATGATTACAGAAAAGTTTCCTGAGAGTTATTTTCAGAAAGTTGTTTAATTCATTAAATATTGGCGAATTTAATTTGCTAAAAAGGAGTCATTTTATGTTAACAGACTTACTCAAAAATACGGTAAATAGCTTTCCTGAAAAGACAGCTATCGTTTATGACAAATTGAGAATTAGCTATCAAGAGCTTTATGGAAATATTCAAGGCTTAAGTAACGGGCTAAAATCGATAGGAATTGCTCAAGGTGACTGTGTTGCTTTAGTTTTACCCAACTGTCCTGAATTTGTTACTAGTTTTTATGCGATCGCGCAATTAAATGCTGTCATTTTACCTCTCAACCATCTTTTTAAAGAAGAGGAAATTAGTTATTGTATTGACGATAGTCAGGCAAAAGTAATTATTACAGATATTACAAGAGTTGATGTTTGTCAGAGTGCGATCGCTAAACTCCAACGCGATATCAAATTAATCGTGGTTGACGGCTTTCATCCCGCATCTCATTACTTCTATGACCTGATTATTCCAGCAACAACAGCAATTGATCAAGCTCAAAACTCCTCATTTACTGGCGATTTACTATATCAGTATTCTTCAGGTTCAACAGGCCGTCCAAAACGAGTTTGTCGCACTCAATCCAACCTCTATCATGAAGTACAAAACTTTACTTCTACAATTCAAATTACATCAGATGATAACTTCTTGTGTACCGTTCCTCTATATCACTCCCACGGCTTAGGGAATTGCTTATTGGCGGCTACTTGCAATGGTGCAACGTTAATAATTTTAGAGCAGGTTTTACACAAAAATGGTACTCCCATAGAAGTCCCCTTTGTCTTTCGTCGTCCCAGAGTTTTAGAACTTATTCAAAGTGAGAGTATTTCTATTTTACCTGCTGTTCCATACATTTTTAATACCTTGGCAGAAACACCAACTGATATTCAAGTAAATTTATCTAGTTTGAGACTTTGCTTTTCCGCAGGTAATTTCTTGGGAGTAGAAATTTTTGATAAATTTGTCCAGCGTTTTAATTTACCTGTACGACAACTATATGGATGTACAGAAGCAGGTTCTCTCGCCATTAATTTAAGTGCAGAACCTGAAGAAACCTACAATTCTGTTGGTTTTCCCATGCAGAATGTCGAAATTAAGATTGTCGATGATGAAGGTAAAGAAGTCCCTGCTGGCGTGATTGGCGAAGTAGTAATTAAGAGTCAAACCTTGACGGCTGGTTACTCTAATATGCCAGAACTAAATAAACAAGCATTTCCAGATGGTTGCTTCTTTACAGGTGATTTAGGCAAAAAAGATTACTTTGGTCGCCTTTATATTACAGGGCGTAAAAAACTCTTAATTGATACAGGTGGACGCAAAATTGACCCCATAGAAATTGAAGATATC from Nostoc sp. UHCC 0870 includes these protein-coding regions:
- the aroF gene encoding 3-deoxy-7-phosphoheptulonate synthase is translated as MIIVMQPGTPTAEIAEIRAEIKQHHLVSEICTGQHKVVIGLIGDTSEIDTQQIQNLSPFIEQVIRIKKPFKRASLEFRYGEPSEVVVPTPNGLITFGQNHPLVVVAGPCSVENEEMIIETAHIVKASGAQFLRGGAYKPRTSPYAFQGHGESALNLLAKAREATGLGIITEVMDAADLDKVAEVADVIQIGARNMQNFSLLKKVGATNKPVLLKRGLSATIEDWLMSAEYILAAGNPDVILCERGIRTFDRQYTRNTLDISAIPVLRSLTHLPIMIDPSHATGISTFVPTMAMAAIAAGTDSLMIEVHPNPAKALSDGPQSLTLEAFTQVMQELATLAKYFGRWTENFSHHTIQDAPQPQPIKAKV
- a CDS encoding chorismate--pyruvate lyase family protein translates to MMNGKTAFLTPIPQKNLSISPQRSYIEPSLLSTFQRILLTTNGTITDMIEAYAGEQIKLVKLSEEIISLKHDIPEMQLKQGDEVVERKILLRGSISQRNYVYADSLLVLNRLEESVKEELLNTKKPIGKVWVEQKIAIFKENVDSGRESANDLANYFNIKPQENLIFRTYCVISNKKYTMMITEKFPESYFQKVV
- a CDS encoding class I adenylate-forming enzyme family protein, which codes for MLTDLLKNTVNSFPEKTAIVYDKLRISYQELYGNIQGLSNGLKSIGIAQGDCVALVLPNCPEFVTSFYAIAQLNAVILPLNHLFKEEEISYCIDDSQAKVIITDITRVDVCQSAIAKLQRDIKLIVVDGFHPASHYFYDLIIPATTAIDQAQNSSFTGDLLYQYSSGSTGRPKRVCRTQSNLYHEVQNFTSTIQITSDDNFLCTVPLYHSHGLGNCLLAATCNGATLIILEQVLHKNGTPIEVPFVFRRPRVLELIQSESISILPAVPYIFNTLAETPTDIQVNLSSLRLCFSAGNFLGVEIFDKFVQRFNLPVRQLYGCTEAGSLAINLSAEPEETYNSVGFPMQNVEIKIVDDEGKEVPAGVIGEVVIKSQTLTAGYSNMPELNKQAFPDGCFFTGDLGKKDYFGRLYITGRKKLLIDTGGRKIDPIEIEDILLTHPRVKEVVVVGIKGNHAGEIVKAVIVQQGREQFESREILGYCKERLAEFKIPKIIEFRAEIPKSPLGKILRKELV